The segment ATCTAACTGAATTTAATTTCAATATCGAAAGAAGAGGCTTTCTCGATGTATCTATTGGACCAACTCTACATCAGTAATAATTTCGAATGAACTGATTATCATGAACAAGGTTCTGGAGCATACCTTTCTCCACAACAGTGTGTGCCACATGAAATGGAACACGGGCAAAAATATCGGATCCAGGAAACATTAGCCAAGTATGTTCCTTGGGATCATGATCTCCACAAGTTGGGCATATCTCCTTTATCAGCTGCTTGCCAGAGCTTCCTTCCACCTCTTTCATTATGACCTCAAAGGGAGATGGCACACTAGTCTTGGTCGTCCTAGCTTGTTTCCGGAGGGCCGTCAGCGCCTCCCTGTTACCATTTCTTATCTTATCATTTTCCACCAACTGATAGCAACAGAGATTAACAAATCAGAAGAGTAATACTGAGACAGTCATCTGGTATGAACAAGGCAAGCCAATAACAAATTAGCACATATGAACCTGATGCCTAGCCAGAAGAACTTTTTCTGCATCAGTCTCAATATCAACCAGAGCCTCTTGAAGCTGCTTCATGTTGGGATCCATTATAGAGCTGAAAAAATAATGTTAATCTTCTTTTTTATTATGACAGTAAATTACAGTAAAAGAACACGACTATCCTCATATTGTACACTAGCAGTATGTTTATATATCTTaaagtgtcatacaaaatcttcaGTCTCAAGTGCAGCTATTCGTCTGCTATGATCAAAGGTAGAGAGAGGTACACAGTTCTGAAACCTGACACAGTAAGTAAAGAAATTTGCTTGCACAAAAGTAGCACACCAGGTGAGGTAGCATCAGAATTCTCCTTGTTACAATACATTGACTACATTGTTCCTGCCTCCTGGAGGGACACGTACCAGTTGTTCACCAGCTCGTCTTCCTCTTGCCAGTCCAATCCACCTGGCTCTGGCTCACCAGGAAACGAACGCCGGCACCCCAAGAAGGATGCGCGGCGGCCCGACCGCGTGGAGCGCCTCCGGCAGGCTCCGGCAGAGCGGCACGGCCGCACCCCGTCCACTGGGAGCCAATCTAGGGTTTCAGGTCTCCAAGACTAGCAGAGGGAGGGGAAATTTGCATTGGGCTGCACATGCAGCTCTCTTGGATTGGAGCAGCAGATCCCTCGACCTGCCGAGCTCGCCAGCGCCAAATGGACTGGGCCGACCTTCCCTGTATTGGGCTTTACCATCGGCCTATCTACCGCAATTCGTTCAGACGTTCACGGCCCATCCCGATTGTCCGTCCCCTCGGTCGGGCAGAGCGGCGAGGTTGGGGCGCGCCGAGACGACGGTTGGACGGCGGCAGGATTCCGGCGACCGGCTCAACGACCCGCTGCTTCCTGTTCGGAATCTGCTCCGCCAGCCGAAGCACCCGGGGTTCTCCCTCAACCTCACCATGGCGTCCACCTCCTCTCCCCACCGGAAGTTGCTCCACTCCGTAAACCTCTCTCTCCCCCGCTAACCCCCTCCCATTTCCGATCCCAATTCCAGACTACACCTCCTAACAAAATTTTCCGCGCCTCTATTTCAGCTGGTGTACTGGGCGGTGCAGCGCTGCCGGATGTCGGAGTCGCCGTGCCGGCTCACGGTCTCCCTCAAGCGCCCCGCCGAACTCGCTAGCTCCTCGCCGCTGCGCGTCTCCGGTAATGTAGCCTGCGGCGACGTTCCATCCTTAATTCCGATTATTATGTCCGGACGAGCGTCGCGCCCTCAAGTTTTAGTTTATTTACCGCTTAAACATTTGGTGAACTGTTGCAGTTTCGGACACTGGGGTGGGGAGCAAACTGGAGGAGTTCCTGGAGCTAGACGCCCTGGCGCGTGAGACTCCCGTGGAGAAATGGGGTATGATCAATGTGGTGCTCACCTGCTCTTGCAGATTGCGCTCTGATGTTTGGAAAACTATCTCTAGTTACTAGTAGGAAGTTGAGTTTGTTGGTGTGGTTGTGTGTTCAAACCACCTAGGTTAAGTCCTTCAAGCAAATTTGATCGTCTGTTTTATTCTTAATATTAATATATAATAAAGCCACCTAATTACTCCTAGATTGGTCTATTTGTTTTAATGAATAAGTAATGTCACCATTAAGTTTTCTCCACAATCAACATCTCTGTTACAATATGCTAGAGAATGGAGACCGCCTAAGAGACGTGGATGTGATTAGTGATTATGTCATTGGCATTTGTTTATAATAACGTTACATCCGGAATTAAAGATTGTCCGATGGTAAGGTGGTCAAATGTTCTTCACTGACACTTGCCTTCACGGTCATAGTTTTAAGTGAGTCTTCGATGGAGTACCAACTTTGGTGTGACAATGACTTGGGCAACAGAAATGGAATATTTCTTGTTTTTGTTCATCTTCCTCTGTCTTATGTGGTTTCTATCTGCTTGCAGATGGCACACTCTTAATCACAACtactggtatgttttctgtttCACTGCAATCTGCATGATATCATTTAGTGTTCTGTTTGTGTTATGAATATCAGCTGATGTGAAGGAGTGAAGGACTGTACTAGGAGTTCATTAATTTTAGCTATTCTAAATTGTTTGGTTGGTTGTGCTGGTTCTCTTCTTCTCAACAGAACAGGTTGGTATCTTGAGAATTCACctgaccaaaaaaaaaaaaaactgtggaACTTGATCGCAATTGTAACAAACAGATATATGGAATCCTATAAAGATGGGAGCATTCTATGATCAGACTCTCACCATGATTCTCTGAAATTTGCTCTTACCTTGATTTCCTCACTGCTTTCATTTGTTATCCatgcttccttttttttttctcttaatCTGTTCTCTTCCTTTGTGATGTAGTTTCCTTTACAGTTTCTCTTAATTTGCAAGTGCTAAACCCCCAAACACAAAGAATTATACAGTAGAAGAGTACATCAAAGTTTTCTGCTACCTACTTATATCTATTTAGATGACTGAATTATTAGCAGTTTAGCACGCTTTTCTTGGGTGTACAAGTTGGTACCACAATCTCTATCAATTGCATATACAATGCACGTAAAAGGCAAAAATATATCTGAGaaggttgttttttttttcatttgtgaTATTATGAATACAATCATTGATAATTTCTTGCCTATATACCATTCTGTAGGAATCAATGATGAAGCCATTTATCGTTATCAAATTAATCTTCAAGAAGAGATATCAAGTGCAAGATTCAGCAAGCTGGCTACCACATACAAAAATAATGCACGATTCAGGTAGGCTGTATGTTGTTAGTTTGATGTCACCAAATGAATACCTTGATTGATTAAATCATGGATATGTTTGTCAACACAGTGGAACTGAAGTCTGCCTTTGTCTCTCAAATGATGCTGACGTTGATGATTTTATATTATGGTTGGTTGGCTTCTTCAGAAAGGTTTCCGTTTGCCATATCTATTTACCTGCTTAACCTTAGCGAAAGGCCAAAAGCATGGTCAGAATTTCCATTGTTAACTATTGAAACCAGCTTTTCTATGACTTGTATCATCTTCCATCAGGATTGGTTTGCCAAACATCTGGAAGTATCACATTGTTTCATCTTTTTGATGTGCTAATACTTAGACTAGAAATTGCATGTCTAGAGGCTTAGTAAAGATTGTTCGTTACAAATTCATATGTTAACATTGACTGAAAGAGGGAAATTAGTTTGATGCCTGTTTTCAAATTATGAGATATTATATTAGTTTTCCACTGCAAAATAATCTGTTTCCATCACCTTTCACCTAGAAGAGAAGTTACTTATTGTGTCTAAATTAGGCACTACAAAAATAAATGATGAATCTATTGAAGTTTAAGTTTATTAAAAATGATTTATGATACCATCAAGATCAACTGACACCATGAGTGGTCTCTCCCTTCTTTGAAATAGATATTACATGCAACAGTTTTTTAAACCCATGTTAAATCCTAGTTAATAACTCTTTGTACATATCCTTATCCTTCATTCCATCTACCCAGGAACAATGCTTTATATGAACTAATTTAGTTTTTAACCTTTAATCAATGAGCAGCTGTCTgaaactgtttttttttcttaacgTATGCAGATACAAGTCATAAGAGCAGCAGTAAGTATATCTGAACTGTTATCTTTCCTCAAGATGGAAGTGTAGTATTTTGCACTCTTTCATTTTCAATGTTCCTTTGCAGCTTAAATGGCTCATTGTCTACTCTAATGTGATCACAGATTTTACTTATTCTTAACCCCTTCAGTCTTTAGTTGTTGCATCTTTGACTCACATACTTTTCTGCTAAAAAAAGGACTAATACAGTAGCATTAACAGTGCTGTCTTATGTGTATTATCTTATGTTTTTATTTCTTATTCAAAGGGCTAAGTTAGTTTAGTTGCCTTCTAGCATATTTATCTTACTTTTTTGTATTGGTTGATCAAACAATAGTAAATTTAATGCCATCCAGACCTTAAAAGTATCAAACACacagattcttttttttttttttttgaaaatcaaGATTCATTATACCTATTCAGTGTTCACTTtgtgaggcttagttttattacAGTTCTTTATGTATTTGTACTTTTAGGTATGGTTCATTAATTTTTGGTAGTAAGTAGGATATAAAGCATAAACTTTATTGTTTTTGTACGGGTATGTCTCATTGTCTACGCTAATGTGATCTCAGATTTTACTTATTATTTTTTTGGTAGTCAGTGTTTATGATGCAATGGCAAAACAACATGATCCTAGAAGTTGAAACCTCCTAGATATGAAAGAACATGAATACATTTAGACTACAACATAGATAGTTGATCAGAAGTGCATTGGCCATGGATATATTAGTTTTAACAAGTGTCCTGGTAAACAGTAATAGACTAGTAGGTGTATATATGTCCTTGGGCTGATTAACTGaaacgaaaaaaaaaataacagGTCTAAAAGTGATTGTCATTTTTCAGCAGTCGGTCACATTACATTTGATGTGAGTGTGACATTTAACTTGAATTGGTTGTGGCATATTTTCAGTTTTGCTTGTTGAGTATCAAGGACGCATGTAACTTGATAATCTCTGTTTTGCCTCCTTTTTTTCTTAGGCTGACAAGTTAAGTTCCTGTTTGGCTGTTTATTTTGTCCTTAGAATTTAGCATGTGAGCTCTTTGTTGAGCAAACAGGCAATGCTGATTCCAGAAATGCCTGTCTAACACAAGATTCTGATGATGTGCATCATTCTGTTACGGCATCAAGTATTGACCAGCTAGTTTCTGGTCTTAAAGACTACACACTCTTCCATGGAAACCCTTGCGACAAGTGTGGTGCGTGCTTATTGAATAGGTAAAATAACCTTTCCATCATGACTGTCTTACATTTTTCTCGTACTACTACGCTGCTAAGATAATTTTATTCTTTCCTGGAGGCATCTAGGTAGGGGTTGTGCTAATTTTGATTAGCTTGTGTCCCTGTGCTGAGCTTACCAGTGTTCTGTTTATAATTACTTCTAGTCTTTACTCCAAAAGAAATGTTTTTAAACCACATTTGTCATTTCTGCTATCTGTCTTTATTTGACTATTTCGTCAATAGTTTATCATTATTCATTAGTATTCATTTTTTagcttttttttcttgaactCACAATTTACAAAGCTAAATGATATTCCTGGAGTCTCTTCTCCATGTTCGTTGGAATTTGTTGTTGATAAATCTTGTTATTAAGCAGATCACCTTTTTTCATTTATTCTTAAATGAATTCAGTTCttatgtttctttttctttcttcagGTCCATTGACATCGTGAGTTGTGTCTTAGGTAGAGCCCTATGAGAGAAAGCTAACGAAGAATCACTGCTAAAATATGTTAGCATTTGTTGATTGTAGCATGATTTGTGTTTAAGACATAAATGTTCACACTTGATATTACAAAACTTTTGCATCTTCATTTCCTATATTTGCTGATATGAGCCTATGAGGTTCCTTTAGTCAAACAAACAACTAAAAACCATGAGAAAAATTTTTATGGCCCCCCACATGCAACTGCATCCCATGCCTTGCTGCGTATTTGCCCATTTCCTAATTGCCCAACCCCATTCTCTCTCGGCCTTTCTAGCATGCGTGTGCTAAGCTCCTATGTCCAAACCTTTATGTAGTCTGGTCTGTTATCACTATATTCGCCCATTGTCATGCTAATAAACACTTGTGTATCATCTAATTATGGTCTTATGCATCCTCACGGCAGGTTGTTGTGCTGCCATAATATGATTAGTAAGTTTTACTTTTTCTTCCTTCTTACTTCAGAGATCTTCTAAAGATTGGAACTGGAGCAGCAAACCATGTAGACAGAAGAAAATCTAAAGGACTGCATGTTGAAGTAGTCATAGTGATTGCACACACTGCATCTGATTTGACTTGTTGTATGGTAAATTGCCCGGCCACACAGGTTTGAACCACAAAGTTTTCAGCTATACATTTTCATTTCCTGAATAGTTGTTTCTTCTAGGCCCTAGCGCTTGGCTGGGTACCAAATTCAGGTTGAAGGCGGCACATTCCCCATGCCAAGACAATCTTATTATGCTTTGACAATGGAAAATGACTTGTTCATTTGATTTATAACTTGCTTACTAACAATATAATAACTCATGAGACACATTCTTTCTTGTGTCCAGTGATATTAGAGGAGTTAAGCACAATTCAACTGAGAGCTGATAGTTTATGCCATTGTTGGTTGCAACAATTGCAGGTTTTGTACTATGAAGATTTTGTACCTTGTCAGATATCGCAGTCCTCTTTTGATATGTTGATGAGCACAGATTGGCAAAGGTATGGTTTCAAGTTAAAAGGAGGTTTGATGGGTGATGAAGGAAATGCTGTTCTTGAGTGGGATAACATGACATTTGCTCGTATTGATATTGCCATTCACACTTACCATGAATGATATCCAGTTTTCACACTGTGCACTGCATACACTTTTTGTTTTTGGACATTCACAAGTCTTTTCTTGTTTCAATGAAAGCCTCAATTTATATGTAAAAGGTGGATTTTCTGTCTATCCTTGACTTTCTCTAGTCACTGCTATGCAAGAACAGCAGGGATCTCAACAAGACAGATACCTTGTGAGGAAGGCACTCAAATCTGCTCTCTCTCACTTGAAAGCAGATCATGCAGGAGATTTTCTTAGTTGCCACGGCCAGAGGGTATGTGCCTTCTACATATTTTTTAGTTTTTCACTACTATTAACTAACTTATTTCAGTATGTTTTTTTTGGACTGAAGAAATTGTGTTGCTATTTGGGTAGAAGCTAAGGCTAAAATGCAGCATGACATGATAATAAACACCATATGTTCAATCATGAAAAGAATATCATAAGGTGTAGTACATGTTCAGATGTACGACTTCAGCAGTTTGCCTACACCTCTCCACGTTTGCATATCATAGTCTTTAATAAGGGTTTAAGCTTTGAAATTTCTCAGCAGACCCTTGCACCCCAATTCGTAACTTCGTTGTGAATTCTGTCACTTTCATTCAAACTGTCGTACTGGTTTTATCCACAGAACAAAGCATGAATTCCAGTTCTGTGCATTTTTGGACTGCCTGAGCCCTGTATTATAGAGCTGCAGCTTCCTAGGCTCAAACTACACTCTTGGAGTGTTCTCTATCGCTAGCTCAATGTTTGTATTGTTAGGtggattttttttcttgttgaTCCTATTCTTATGATGGCAACTAATACATCTTGCTCACTATGTCATTTCAGGTTCGTGAATACGTTCCTGACCTTGCAGAATCAATTGCTGGGCTGATCTTGTCATCCACCGATGAGGAGTTCCAAGACGAATGCATTGCACTTCTTGGGCTAGTTGGGCTAGGCTCGGAACGGGACATCTCGGAAAGAGCAGTTCAATCGTCAATCTCTGAAAAGATGATCCGTATCATAGAGATGAATGACACCAAGGAGAATGCAGAGGACAACGTGCCTTATCTGTTCGAATGCGAGAAGCTGGAAGAAGATAGCGAGCTGGACGAAGAAGATGGAGATGAAGACATGGCTTTCGGTTTCTAGTATTGTTTCAGTATAGCCCACACTCCAGTAAATCCGCTCGCTGAACTAGAGGTTGTTTAAGTAGGAGTTAACGCGGCTGCTACGTCAATATTTAGAAAATGTAAATGCAGAAATTGGATGATTAAACGGAATATAATTGCAGCCTTTGCAGAATTTTTGTATTTTAATTAAACTAATAATGTTGGTGCTTTTTTTAAGAAATTAGAGATCACGCCTGAGTAAGGTCACGGAAGTCTCTCTAAGGCCCGTTCGGTTAGGACTTTTTCCGGCAAGAATAGTTTCTGGTGAAGATCTAGCTATACAAATTGCACAGCTATCTTTGGTGGGATTGGTTCCGGGGCTTGAATCCCTAGGAACCGAACGGAGCCTAGGGAACGGAGCCTACGTTAGAAGTGAAGCTTCTTCTTTATGTTAGCTTCTTCTTTATGTTTTGATGAAGAAACCATATTATTTCATCTGTAATATTTTTTCACAATCCATTTTTTTTCCCTTCAGACTAGTgtggttttcttttttttatttgtttgtgaaAAGCAAAAGCGTGGTTTTCGTGAAATGGAGGAAAATAAATCTGTAAACTATATAAATAATACTCCTATAAAAGATGTTTGCTGTTGAGGagtaacaaaaaaaaatgttatAGACTGCTGTATCTgacgtttttttttttgaaagtatcacagtttttttaagaaaaaaaacgtttttgtgatattttcgcTTTTATAGCACGTGAGCTCCGGATCCGTCGGCACGTGAAAATCCTCTTCCTCTGCAGTCTGCTCGCTCGCGATTGCGATTCCCACCAGTGCCCCAGCCCCACCATTCCACCAGGCACGAAACCTAACCCACCCGGCCGAGGATCCCAAGCGGCGGCCATGGAGCCCTCCACCGTCGGCgacggcggctcggcggagcggtggcgcgcggaggcggcgcggGCGTTCCAGCACTACCTGGACCGCGCGGCTCCGCACACGGCGGGGCGGTGGGCGGGCACGCTCGTGGCCGCGGCGGTGTACGCGCTGCGGGTCTACTACGTGCGGGGCTTCTACATCGTCACCTACGGGCTGGGCATCTACCTGCTCAACCTCCTCATCGGCTTCCTCTCCCCCATGGTCGACCCGGAGCTCGAGGCGCTCGAGGCCGGGCCCGGGCTCCCCACCCGCGGCTCCGACGAGTTCAAGCCCTTCATCCGCCGCCTCCCCGAGTTCAAGTTCTGGTATGCCACTGCGGTTTCTGTCCTGACCTCATTTTGGACTATGCTTAGTTCAGAGGCACCACACTGGCCGAGCTGATTGCTAGTAACTACGTACTATTGTACTAACTAGGGATCCAATTCTATAAGGCAACCGTAGCAATTTGCTGCTTTTGCGCTAGATTCAGCTGTGCTTGCTAGCTAATCTTTGCCATCCAGGCATTCCCCAACCAACCAGATAGCCAACGTTTCTCACAGATTGTACAGTCGACCTGAAATTATCAATCGGCTCATATGATAGTTTTCCATTAGTAGTGCTCGATACTATCCAACTTAGGTTCGATTTGTAGAAGGGAATCTAGCAGCCGGAAACGTGGAGTCGTGGAACATGGCCATGTTCCTTGTTTCCGGGAACGTGGACATTCCCGATTCGGGGAACATTTATGTGGGAGGTTCCCACGTTATAAAATGCCACCCCAAGTTCCCGTTCCTGTTCCATGTTCCCATTCCCTCGTGGGAACATGGCTGCTAGATCATAAGATATGCCGAGTTTGCGTCAGTTTTCAATTGAACCAACTATACGTGGCTTGGACCATTGGTGCTTAATTAGCTCACCCTTCACTAACCAACCAGCTAAATTTGTCTCATGGTCTGTGCATCGCATCTGAAATCATTTTTTTCCTGTTATCTATTTGTTTATCAGTAATTATTCAGCTGCTGGAGAACAATTACGGGCATCCCTCATCTTCAGTTGTAGCACTTAGTATTGTTGTAGGCTTAGAGCTTTTCGTTAATTGATGTTATGTGTGTCCTACTGAGAAATATATCCTAGTGAATGCGTATGCACAGTTTATTCCTACGAAAACAACATAGTACATTATTTTTATCACTTCTTCAGAATTCTTAGTAGTTACTACTGTACATTGTAATGCACTTTCTGAGAAATATAGGCTGCATTTCCTTTTCCAACTGATGTACTTTTGTGCAAGTTTCATTATGTAAATTGTTTTTACTTTCATATTGAATATTAATTTACCTTTTGCTGTTATAGTTTTATAGTGCAATACATTTTCACCCCTTTGAAGTTATATTGTGATGTTCTTTCTTTTTGCCAGAAGTCATCTACTTTCTGTATTCACATGGAGTGATGGAATTGAACAATCTATCACCATGTTGCTTCCAGTTTGCAGATAATATAAAAGGTTTTGCGCCAATGAATGCCTGTGTGGCACTGCTTTGCCCTGGGATCTGGCAAGCTCATTTTAGAAAGACATTTGCTGTTTCATGTGAACAATTTGTTATCTTTACTATTATACTATATTAGGAAAATCATGTTACTAGCCTACTCAATGTCTCAATCAAGCTTTGGTGTTTCAGTGGCTTGTAGTTTTCTGTCCTTTTTTTTCCAGTGGAAGTGTACAGCTGAAAGTATATGTTGACCAACTGCTTCTTGTTTCAGGTATGCCATCACAAAAGCCTTTTGcattgcttttgtcatgacctTCTTCTCTGTATTCGATGTTCCTGTCTTCTGGCCAATACTTCTTTGCTATTGGATTGTGCTCTTTGTCCTGACAATGAAGCGACAGATTGTACATATGATCAAGTACAAGTATGTCCCGTTCAGCATTGGAAAGCAGGTGAAACCTCTATGTTTCTGAGCTGTCGTGTTTCCTTTTACTGCTGGAAAGTTACACTTTGTAGCAGAGTTTCTCAAAAGTTAATAACAAATGTTTCATGTCATGTGGTTTCTACTGCCAATTGTGTATACTGTCTAGGTCTAGTCAATAATAACTGGTTCAAGATCCTGCATTGCTGATTGGTAGCATGATTCCTAGGAAGCAATCTGGATTCAAAGCTGAGTTAGAGCCTTTGCATTTCATCCTTAGTTTGTTCTCGGAGCTATTGGTGTCGAAATAT is part of the Sorghum bicolor cultivar BTx623 chromosome 10, Sorghum_bicolor_NCBIv3, whole genome shotgun sequence genome and harbors:
- the LOC8064961 gene encoding protein RER1A, with product MEPSTVGDGGSAERWRAEAARAFQHYLDRAAPHTAGRWAGTLVAAAVYALRVYYVRGFYIVTYGLGIYLLNLLIGFLSPMVDPELEALEAGPGLPTRGSDEFKPFIRRLPEFKFWYAITKAFCIAFVMTFFSVFDVPVFWPILLCYWIVLFVLTMKRQIVHMIKYKYVPFSIGKQRYGGKKGPGASASKE
- the LOC8065599 gene encoding uncharacterized protein LOC8065599, whose translation is MDPNMKQLQEALVDIETDAEKVLLARHQLVENDKIRNGNREALTALRKQARTTKTSVPSPFEVIMKEVEGSSGKQLIKEICPTCGDHDPKEHTWLMFPGSDIFARVPFHVAHTVVEKDQERLDLDTKKLQSFVKEKSLVIAEKGALAGRFGADTVKSLVSLTDTTKSTREGGEVKYQLG
- the LOC8065600 gene encoding type 2 DNA topoisomerase 6 subunit B-like isoform X2, producing MASTSSPHRKLLHSLVYWAVQRCRMSESPCRLTVSLKRPAELASSSPLRVSVSDTGVGSKLEEFLELDALARETPVEKWDGTLLITTTGINDEAIYRYQINLQEEISSARFSKLATTYKNNARFSGTEVCLCLSNDADVDDFILWLVGFFRKIQVIRAANLACELFVEQTGNADSRNACLTQDSDDVHHSVTASSIDQLVSGLKDYTLFHGNPCDKCGACLLNRDLLKIGTGAANHVDRRKSKGLHVEVVIVIAHTASDLTCCMVNCPATQVLYYEDFVPCQISQSSFDMLMSTDWQSHCYARTAGISTRQIPCEEGTQICSLSLESRSCRRFS
- the LOC8065600 gene encoding type 2 DNA topoisomerase 6 subunit B-like isoform X1, which encodes MASTSSPHRKLLHSLVYWAVQRCRMSESPCRLTVSLKRPAELASSSPLRVSVSDTGVGSKLEEFLELDALARETPVEKWDGTLLITTTGINDEAIYRYQINLQEEISSARFSKLATTYKNNARFSGTEVCLCLSNDADVDDFILWLVGFFRKIQVIRAANLACELFVEQTGNADSRNACLTQDSDDVHHSVTASSIDQLVSGLKDYTLFHGNPCDKCGACLLNRDLLKIGTGAANHVDRRKSKGLHVEVVIVIAHTASDLTCCMVNCPATQVLYYEDFVPCQISQSSFDMLMSTDWQRYGFKLKGGLMGDEGNAVLEWDNMTFARIDIAIHTYHECAMQEQQGSQQDRYLVRKALKSALSHLKADHAGDFLSCHGQRVREYVPDLAESIAGLILSSTDEEFQDECIALLGLVGLGSERDISERAVQSSISEKMIRIIEMNDTKENAEDNVPYLFECEKLEEDSELDEEDGDEDMAFGF